A single window of Leclercia adecarboxylata DNA harbors:
- the proS gene encoding proline--tRNA ligase, producing MRTSQYLLSTLKETPADAEVISHQLMLRAGMIRKLASGLYTWLPTGVRVLKKVENIVREEMNNAGAIEVLMPVVQPSELWQESGRWEQYGPELLRIADRGDRPFVLGPTHEEVITDLIRNELSSYKQLPLNFFQIQTKFRDEVRPRFGVMRSREFLMKDAYSFHTSQESLQETYDKMYEAYSKIFSRMGLDFRAVQADTGSIGGSASHEFQVLAQSGEDDVIFSDSSDYAANIEFAEALAPKTPRAAATEEMKLVDTPNAKTIAELVEQFNLPIEKTVKTLLVKSTEGSAYPLVALLVRGDHELNEVKAEKLPQVASPLTFATEAEIRAVVNAGPGSLGPVNMPIPVVVDRTVAAMSDFSAGANVDGKHFFGINWDRDVATPEVADIRNVVAGDPSPDGKGTLMIKRGIEVGHIFQLGDKYSRAMNAAVQGEDGRNQVLTMGCYGIGVTRVVAAAIEQNYDERGIVWPDNIAPFQVAILPMNMHKSYRVQELAEKLYSELRAQGIEVLMDDRKERPGVMFADMELIGIPHTVVIGDRNLDNDEIEYKYRRNGEKQMIKTGDVLDYLVKAIKA from the coding sequence ATGCGTACTAGCCAATATCTGCTCTCCACCCTGAAGGAGACACCTGCCGACGCCGAAGTTATCAGCCACCAGCTGATGCTGCGCGCCGGGATGATCCGCAAGCTGGCCTCCGGGTTGTATACCTGGTTGCCGACCGGCGTGCGCGTCCTGAAAAAAGTCGAAAATATCGTGCGTGAAGAGATGAATAACGCCGGTGCTATCGAGGTGTTAATGCCGGTAGTTCAGCCCTCTGAGCTGTGGCAGGAGAGTGGACGCTGGGAGCAGTATGGTCCGGAACTGCTGCGTATTGCCGATCGTGGCGATCGTCCGTTTGTTCTGGGTCCAACGCATGAAGAAGTCATTACCGATCTGATCCGTAATGAGCTGAGCTCTTACAAGCAGCTGCCGCTGAACTTCTTCCAGATCCAGACCAAGTTCCGTGACGAAGTGCGCCCACGCTTTGGCGTCATGCGTTCTCGTGAATTCCTGATGAAAGATGCTTACTCTTTCCATACTTCTCAGGAGTCTCTGCAAGAGACCTATGACAAGATGTATGAAGCGTACAGCAAAATCTTTTCCCGCATGGGGCTGGATTTCCGTGCTGTTCAGGCTGATACCGGCTCCATCGGCGGTAGCGCATCTCACGAGTTCCAGGTACTGGCGCAGAGCGGTGAAGACGATGTGATCTTCTCTGACTCCTCTGATTACGCTGCTAACATTGAGTTTGCAGAAGCCCTGGCGCCTAAAACGCCGCGTGCTGCTGCGACTGAAGAGATGAAACTGGTTGATACACCAAACGCGAAAACTATCGCCGAACTGGTTGAGCAGTTCAATCTGCCAATCGAAAAAACGGTAAAAACCCTGCTGGTAAAATCTACCGAAGGCAGCGCATACCCGCTGGTTGCCCTGCTGGTGCGTGGCGATCACGAGCTGAACGAAGTGAAAGCAGAGAAGCTGCCGCAGGTTGCAAGCCCATTAACGTTCGCAACGGAAGCAGAAATCCGTGCCGTCGTGAATGCCGGTCCGGGTTCTCTGGGCCCGGTCAATATGCCAATCCCTGTTGTTGTTGACCGCACGGTCGCAGCGATGAGCGATTTCTCTGCCGGTGCTAACGTTGACGGTAAACACTTCTTTGGCATCAACTGGGATCGCGATGTGGCGACCCCTGAAGTGGCTGACATTCGTAACGTGGTCGCAGGCGATCCGAGCCCGGACGGCAAGGGCACCCTGATGATCAAACGGGGTATCGAAGTGGGTCACATCTTCCAGCTGGGTGATAAATACTCCCGCGCAATGAATGCTGCCGTTCAGGGCGAAGATGGTCGTAACCAGGTCCTGACCATGGGCTGCTACGGTATTGGGGTCACTCGTGTGGTTGCTGCTGCTATCGAGCAAAACTACGACGAACGCGGTATTGTCTGGCCGGACAACATTGCGCCGTTCCAGGTGGCGATCCTGCCAATGAACATGCACAAATCCTACCGCGTGCAGGAGCTGGCCGAGAAACTGTACAGCGAACTGCGTGCCCAGGGTATCGAAGTGCTGATGGACGATCGTAAAGAGCGTCCGGGCGTGATGTTTGCCGATATGGAACTGATCGGTATTCCTCATACCGTGGTCATTGGCGATCGTAACCTTGATAACGACGAGATCGAGTACAAGTATCGTCGTAACGGCGAGAAGCAGATGATTAAAACCGGTGACGTGCTTGATTACCTGGTGAAAGCCATCAAGGCATAA
- the tsaA gene encoding tRNA (N6-threonylcarbamoyladenosine(37)-N6)-methyltransferase TrmO encodes MSAFQFEQIGVIRSPYKEKFAVPRQPGLVKSGGGELHLIAPYNQADAVRGLEAFSHLWVLFIFHQTMAGGWRPTVRPPRLGGNARMGVFATRSTFRPNPVGMSLVELKGIRCQKDQVILELGSLDLVDGTPVVDIKPYLPFAEAVPDARASYAQQAPMAGMPVYFTDELAPRLVQLEKRYPRLRDFIVEVLAQDPRPAYRKEEEAGKTYAVLLLDFNVRWRVTAAGFEVFALEPQ; translated from the coding sequence ATGAGTGCATTCCAGTTCGAGCAGATAGGCGTTATCCGCTCTCCTTATAAAGAGAAGTTTGCCGTACCCCGCCAGCCAGGGCTGGTAAAAAGCGGTGGCGGTGAGCTTCACTTGATCGCTCCGTATAATCAGGCAGATGCCGTGCGCGGACTGGAAGCCTTTAGCCACCTGTGGGTACTGTTTATCTTCCATCAGACCATGGCAGGCGGCTGGCGGCCGACCGTTCGCCCGCCTCGTCTCGGCGGCAACGCAAGAATGGGGGTATTTGCCACGCGCTCTACCTTCCGCCCGAATCCTGTCGGGATGTCGCTCGTTGAGCTGAAAGGCATTCGCTGTCAGAAAGATCAGGTGATCCTCGAGCTTGGCAGTCTGGATCTGGTCGACGGCACGCCGGTGGTGGACATCAAACCCTATCTGCCCTTTGCCGAAGCGGTGCCGGATGCACGCGCCAGCTATGCCCAGCAGGCCCCTATGGCGGGTATGCCCGTTTACTTTACCGATGAGTTGGCCCCCCGATTAGTCCAGCTGGAAAAGCGCTACCCTCGCCTGCGGGATTTTATCGTCGAGGTGCTGGCCCAGGATCCCCGTCCGGCCTACCGAAAAGAGGAAGAAGCCGGGAAAACGTATGCCGTCCTGCTGCTGGATTTTAACGTTCGCTGGCGCGTCACGGCGGCGGGCTTTGAAGTGTTTGCCCTCGAGCCGCAGTAA
- the rcsF gene encoding Rcs stress response system protein RcsF, with the protein MRALPICLLALMLSGCSMLSRSPVEPVKSTATPPKVEPEKPKAPRPAPVKIYTSAEALVGKPFRDLGEVSGESCQASNQDSPPNIPTARKRMQVNASKMKANAVLLHSCEVTSGTPGCYRQAVCVGSALNVSAK; encoded by the coding sequence ATGCGTGCTTTACCGATCTGTCTTTTAGCACTGATGCTGAGCGGCTGTTCTATGCTAAGCAGATCTCCTGTTGAACCTGTTAAAAGCACAGCAACCCCGCCTAAAGTGGAGCCTGAAAAGCCAAAAGCGCCACGCCCTGCGCCAGTCAAAATCTATACCAGCGCTGAAGCCTTAGTGGGTAAACCGTTCCGCGATCTGGGTGAGGTCTCCGGCGAATCTTGCCAGGCCAGCAATCAGGACTCTCCTCCGAATATCCCGACTGCGCGTAAACGCATGCAGGTGAATGCCTCTAAAATGAAAGCCAATGCGGTTCTGCTACACAGCTGTGAAGTGACCAGCGGCACGCCAGGCTGCTACCGCCAGGCCGTCTGCGTAGGTTCTGCCCTTAACGTCTCGGCAAAATGA
- the metQ gene encoding methionine ABC transporter substrate-binding lipoprotein MetQ, which produces MAFKLKTFAAVGALIGSLALVGCGQDEKDPNHIKVGVIVGAEQQVAETAAKVAKEKYGLDVELVTFNDYVLPNEALSKGDIDANAFQHKPYLDQQIKDRGYKLVAAGNTFVYPIAGYSKKIKSLEELQDGSQVAVPNDPTNLGRSLLLLQKVGLIKLKDGVGLLPTVLDVTENPKNLKIVELEAPQLPRSLDDAQIALAVINTTYASQINLTPAKDGIFVEDKDSPYVNLIVTREDNKDAENVKKFVQAYQSDEVYQEANKVFNGGAVKGW; this is translated from the coding sequence ATGGCGTTTAAATTGAAGACCTTTGCTGCGGTAGGCGCGCTGATCGGCTCTCTGGCACTGGTAGGCTGCGGCCAGGATGAAAAAGATCCAAACCACATCAAAGTGGGCGTTATCGTCGGTGCGGAACAGCAGGTTGCCGAGACGGCAGCCAAAGTGGCGAAAGAGAAGTATGGCCTCGACGTCGAGCTGGTGACCTTCAACGATTACGTTCTGCCGAACGAAGCGCTGAGCAAAGGCGATATCGATGCTAACGCCTTCCAGCACAAACCGTATCTGGATCAGCAGATCAAGGATCGCGGCTACAAGCTGGTTGCGGCAGGCAATACCTTCGTATACCCAATCGCGGGCTACTCTAAAAAGATCAAATCTTTAGAAGAGCTGCAGGACGGTTCTCAGGTTGCGGTACCGAACGACCCAACGAACCTTGGCCGTTCCCTGCTGCTGCTGCAGAAAGTGGGCCTGATTAAACTGAAAGACGGTGTAGGCCTGCTGCCAACCGTTCTGGACGTTACTGAGAACCCAAAAAACCTGAAAATTGTTGAGCTGGAAGCACCGCAGCTGCCGCGTTCTCTGGATGATGCGCAGATCGCTCTGGCGGTTATCAACACCACTTACGCCAGCCAGATCAACCTGACTCCGGCCAAAGACGGTATCTTCGTTGAAGACAAAGATTCCCCATACGTTAACCTGATCGTGACCCGCGAAGATAACAAAGACGCGGAGAACGTGAAGAAATTCGTACAGGCTTACCAGTCTGACGAAGTTTACCAGGAAGCTAACAAAGTCTTTAACGGCGGAGCAGTTAAAGGCTGGTAA
- a CDS encoding methionine ABC transporter permease MetI yields the protein MSEPMMWLLARGVWETLAMTFVSGFFGFVIGLPVGVLLYVTRPGQIIENAKLYRTLSALVNIFRSIPFIILLVWMIPFTRVIVGTSIGLQAAIVPLTVGAAPFIARMVENALLEIPSGLIEASRAMGATPMQIVRKILLPEALPGLVNAATITLITLVGYSAMGGAVGAGGLGQIGYQYGYIGYNATVMNTVLVLLVVLVYLIQFSGDRIVRAVTHK from the coding sequence ATGTCTGAGCCAATGATGTGGTTGCTGGCGCGCGGCGTATGGGAAACGCTGGCGATGACTTTCGTATCCGGCTTTTTCGGTTTTGTTATTGGTCTGCCGGTAGGCGTACTGCTGTATGTCACCCGCCCGGGTCAAATTATTGAGAACGCAAAGCTGTATCGCACGCTCTCTGCGCTGGTGAACATCTTCCGTTCGATTCCCTTCATTATTCTGCTGGTGTGGATGATTCCATTTACCCGCGTTATTGTGGGAACGTCCATCGGCCTGCAGGCGGCGATTGTTCCTCTTACCGTAGGGGCCGCGCCCTTTATTGCCCGTATGGTTGAGAACGCGCTGCTGGAGATCCCGTCGGGTCTGATTGAAGCCTCACGCGCCATGGGTGCGACGCCAATGCAGATCGTACGTAAGATCTTGCTGCCAGAAGCTCTTCCGGGCCTGGTCAATGCGGCAACCATCACGCTGATCACCCTGGTGGGTTACTCTGCGATGGGCGGTGCTGTCGGTGCAGGCGGTTTGGGTCAGATCGGTTATCAGTACGGCTACATTGGCTACAATGCTACCGTCATGAATACCGTGCTGGTTCTGCTGGTTGTGCTGGTTTATCTCATTCAATTCTCTGGCGATCGCATCGTCCGGGCTGTTACGCACAAATAA
- the metN gene encoding methionine ABC transporter ATP-binding protein MetN, whose translation MIKLSNITKVFQQGNRTIQALNNVSLHVPAGQIYGVIGASGAGKSTLIRCVNLLERPTEGQVQVDGQELTTLSEADLTKARRQIGMIFQHFNLLSSRTVFGNVALPLELDNTPKEEIKRRVTELLDLVGLSDKHDIYPANLSGGQKQRVAIARALASNPKVLLCDEATSALDPATTRSILELLKDINRRLGLTILLITHEMDVVKRICDCVAVISQGELIEQDTVSEVFSHPKTPLAQQFIQATLHLDIPEDYLARLKAQPEANSVPMLRMEFTGKSVDAPLLSETARRFNVNNNIISAQMDYAGGVKFGIMLTEMHGTQQDTQAAIAWLQEHHVKVEVLGYV comes from the coding sequence ATGATTAAACTTTCGAATATCACCAAAGTGTTCCAGCAAGGGAACCGTACCATTCAGGCGTTGAACAACGTTAGCCTGCATGTTCCGGCTGGACAGATTTATGGCGTCATTGGCGCCTCAGGTGCAGGTAAAAGTACGCTCATCCGTTGCGTTAACTTGCTCGAGCGTCCGACCGAAGGTCAGGTTCAGGTTGATGGTCAGGAGCTGACGACCCTTTCCGAAGCGGATTTAACCAAAGCTCGCCGCCAGATTGGCATGATCTTCCAGCACTTCAACCTGCTCTCCTCGCGCACCGTATTTGGCAACGTCGCCCTGCCGCTGGAACTGGACAATACGCCTAAAGAAGAAATCAAACGTCGCGTCACCGAGCTGCTGGATCTGGTCGGCCTGAGCGATAAGCATGATATCTACCCTGCAAACTTATCCGGCGGACAAAAACAGCGTGTAGCCATTGCACGAGCGCTGGCCAGCAACCCAAAAGTGTTGCTCTGTGACGAAGCCACCAGTGCCCTGGATCCTGCAACCACTCGCTCGATACTGGAACTGTTAAAAGACATCAATCGTCGCCTGGGACTGACCATCCTCCTTATTACGCACGAGATGGACGTGGTTAAACGCATCTGCGATTGCGTGGCGGTGATCAGTCAGGGTGAGCTGATTGAGCAAGACACCGTCAGCGAAGTGTTCTCCCATCCGAAAACCCCTCTGGCGCAGCAGTTTATTCAGGCCACCCTGCATCTGGACATTCCGGAAGACTATCTGGCACGTTTAAAAGCTCAGCCTGAAGCCAACAGCGTTCCGATGCTGCGAATGGAGTTTACGGGCAAGTCAGTGGATGCCCCGCTGCTGTCCGAAACCGCCCGTCGTTTCAACGTCAACAACAACATTATTAGTGCGCAGATGGATTACGCAGGTGGTGTGAAGTTCGGCATCATGCTGACCGAAATGCACGGCACGCAACAGGATACCCAGGCGGCTATCGCCTGGCTGCAAGAGCATCATGTAAAAGTAGAGGTACTGGGTTATGTCTGA
- the gmhB gene encoding D-glycero-beta-D-manno-heptose 1,7-bisphosphate 7-phosphatase has protein sequence MAKSVPAIFLDRDGTINVDHGYVHEIDEFEFIDGVIEAMRELKEMGFALVVVTNQSGIARGKFTEAQFETLTEWMDWSLADRGVDLDGIYYCPHHPQGTVEEYRQTCDCRKPHPGMFISAQEFLHIDMSASYMVGDKLEDMQAAAAAGVGHKILVRTGKPVTPEAENAADWVINSLAALPETIKKQQK, from the coding sequence GTGGCAAAATCAGTACCCGCAATTTTTCTCGATCGTGATGGCACGATTAATGTCGATCATGGCTACGTGCATGAGATAGACGAATTCGAATTCATTGATGGCGTAATAGAAGCCATGCGTGAATTAAAAGAGATGGGTTTTGCGCTGGTGGTGGTGACTAACCAGTCAGGTATCGCGCGCGGTAAATTCACCGAAGCTCAGTTTGAGACATTAACCGAATGGATGGACTGGTCGCTGGCCGATCGTGGCGTTGACCTGGACGGTATCTATTATTGTCCTCACCATCCGCAGGGAACCGTAGAAGAGTATCGTCAGACCTGTGATTGCCGTAAACCGCATCCGGGCATGTTCATCTCGGCACAAGAGTTTCTTCATATAGATATGAGCGCTTCATATATGGTGGGCGACAAACTTGAAGATATGCAGGCAGCTGCCGCGGCAGGTGTGGGACATAAAATTCTGGTGCGTACCGGTAAACCCGTCACCCCAGAAGCAGAAAATGCAGCGGATTGGGTGATTAATAGCCTGGCTGCGCTGCCGGAAACCATCAAAAAGCAGCAAAAATAG